In one Streptomyces sp. T12 genomic region, the following are encoded:
- a CDS encoding MFS transporter: MATQTTPVRAQKSRRAERRVVSNIVRGSIGNLIEWYDWYAYTAFSVYFAAAFFPSGDQTAQLLNTAAVFAVGFLMRPVGGWVLGRYADRRGRRAALTLSVTLMAAGSLIVAVTPSYGSIGVAAPVLLVAARLLQGLSVGGEYSTSATYMSEVASPGRRGYYSSFQYVTLIAGQLTALGLQIVLQQVLSAAQMEAWGWRVAFVVGAAGAIVVLWLRRGMDESESFERVAAEGDGGESGGPARGSLRMLLSYPRQCLVVVGLTMGGTLFFYTYTTYLQKFMVNTSGIAKPTAAWINFFALLVFVVLQPVMGLLSDRVGRRPMLIAFGVLGAVVVVPSLTLLSHTSDPVYAFLLMVGPLAVSSLYTSISAVVKAELFPTSIRALGVGLPYALTVAVFGGTAEYVALWFKNAGHESWYFYYVTACVLISLLVYIRMRETSDGSPLETETRDH, from the coding sequence ATGGCCACACAGACCACACCCGTGCGCGCGCAGAAGTCACGCCGCGCGGAGCGCAGGGTCGTCAGCAACATCGTGCGCGGATCGATCGGCAACCTGATCGAGTGGTACGACTGGTACGCGTACACCGCGTTCAGCGTGTACTTCGCCGCCGCGTTCTTTCCGTCCGGCGACCAGACCGCCCAGCTGCTGAACACCGCCGCGGTGTTCGCGGTCGGGTTCCTGATGCGCCCGGTCGGCGGCTGGGTCCTCGGCCGCTATGCCGACCGCCGTGGGCGGCGCGCGGCGCTGACACTGTCGGTGACGCTCATGGCGGCCGGTTCGCTGATCGTGGCGGTGACCCCGTCGTACGGCTCGATCGGTGTCGCCGCGCCGGTGCTGCTGGTGGCCGCGCGGCTGCTGCAGGGCCTGTCGGTCGGCGGTGAGTACTCGACGTCGGCCACCTATATGTCGGAGGTGGCGTCGCCGGGCCGGCGCGGCTATTACTCCAGCTTTCAGTACGTCACGCTCATCGCCGGCCAGTTGACGGCGCTCGGTCTGCAGATCGTCCTGCAGCAGGTGCTCAGCGCCGCGCAGATGGAGGCGTGGGGCTGGCGGGTCGCGTTCGTCGTCGGTGCCGCGGGGGCGATCGTCGTGCTGTGGCTGCGGCGCGGCATGGACGAGTCGGAGAGCTTCGAGCGGGTCGCGGCCGAGGGCGACGGAGGCGAGAGTGGTGGACCTGCGCGCGGCAGCCTGCGGATGCTGCTGTCCTACCCCCGGCAGTGCCTGGTCGTGGTCGGGCTGACCATGGGCGGCACGCTGTTCTTCTACACGTACACCACGTATCTGCAGAAGTTCATGGTCAACACCAGCGGGATCGCCAAGCCCACGGCGGCCTGGATCAACTTCTTCGCGCTGCTGGTGTTCGTGGTGCTGCAGCCGGTCATGGGGCTGCTGTCCGACCGGGTGGGGCGCCGTCCGATGCTGATCGCGTTCGGAGTGCTCGGCGCGGTGGTCGTGGTGCCCTCGCTCACGCTGCTGTCGCACACCAGCGACCCCGTGTACGCGTTCCTGCTCATGGTCGGGCCGCTGGCGGTCAGTTCCCTGTACACCTCGATCAGCGCGGTGGTGAAGGCCGAGCTGTTCCCGACCTCGATCCGGGCGCTGGGCGTCGGCCTGCCGTACGCGCTGACCGTGGCCGTGTTCGGCGGGACGGCCGAGTACGTGGCCCTGTGGTTCAAGAACGCCGGGCACGAGAGCTGGTACTTCTACTACGTCACCGCCTGTGTCCTGATTTCGCTGCTCGTCTACATTCGGATGCGCGAGACGTCCGACGGCTCGCCGCTGGAGACCGAGACCCGCGACCACTGA
- a CDS encoding response regulator transcription factor, whose product MRVLLAEDDDGVADALTEALYEHGHLPTRVRRGEEVLVRHRQADLLLLDLGLPDLDGLEVLRKLRAVSGLPVVVLTARGDERSVVRGLRLGADDYLVKPVRLAELLARIEAVTRRAATAAAPAPRTVRADDVEVDLDARRVTVGGAEVRLTTKEFAILAALATRAGTAVSRQQLMDEVWGDAYLAVSRSLDVHLTQLRAKIGRPEVLTTIRGFGYRFGGG is encoded by the coding sequence GTGCGCGTGCTGCTGGCCGAGGACGACGACGGGGTGGCCGACGCCCTCACCGAGGCCCTGTACGAGCACGGTCATCTGCCCACGCGGGTGCGGCGCGGCGAGGAGGTCCTCGTCCGTCACCGGCAGGCCGACCTGCTGCTGCTCGACCTCGGCCTGCCCGACCTCGACGGCCTCGAAGTGCTGCGCAAGCTGCGCGCGGTGAGCGGTCTGCCGGTGGTGGTCCTCACCGCGCGGGGCGACGAGCGGTCGGTGGTGCGCGGCCTGCGGCTGGGCGCCGACGACTACCTGGTCAAGCCGGTACGGCTGGCCGAGCTGCTGGCCCGTATCGAGGCCGTCACCCGGCGCGCCGCGACAGCCGCCGCACCGGCGCCGCGTACGGTCCGCGCCGACGACGTCGAGGTCGACCTCGACGCGCGCCGGGTGACGGTCGGCGGGGCCGAGGTGCGGCTGACCACCAAGGAGTTCGCGATCCTCGCCGCCCTGGCGACCCGGGCCGGTACGGCGGTCAGCCGCCAGCAGCTGATGGACGAGGTGTGGGGCGACGCCTACCTGGCCGTGTCCCGTTCGCTCGACGTCCATCTCACCCAGCTGCGGGCCAAGATCGGCCGCCCCGAGGTGCTGACCACGATCCGCGGCTTCGGCTACCGGTTCGGCGGCGGCTGA
- a CDS encoding HAMP domain-containing sensor histidine kinase, with translation MRTRVLTVVLAFAVLAVAGFAVPLLGVTATQRTEQLVAARTADLDRFAGLAEQAAESGDTGTLTAEVTRYTELYGEAVVVVDARRAPVAQTGGMHAADPAVARLVDAALRNQPVSPGGTLRPWSRGDKMLARPVGTGTRVSGAVVLRASVRAAADDIALRWALVLAGAGLFAVACVLVGRAATRWVVRPLHRLDRAVGTLAAGLPAEHARAGGPPELRQLATGFNRMADAVTTALEQQRRLVADTSHQLRNPLAALRLRIDSLQPRLPDTATRTYTGVTAELERMEHLLDDLLALANAEHRAGELAVTDGAQACCDATAVTAAQAQLWHLVAEQDGVHLEFSPGPSVLMACTEGELAQVADILLDNAIKYAGSGARVETRCFVEGANAVFEVRDDGPGLATGELPRAGTRFWRSERHRAVRGSGLGLAIAEQLVAGRGGRTEFAAAEPHGLRVRVLLPRAERRASGQKGFTA, from the coding sequence ATGCGTACCCGGGTACTGACCGTCGTCCTGGCCTTCGCCGTGCTCGCGGTGGCCGGGTTCGCCGTCCCGCTGCTGGGTGTCACCGCCACCCAGCGCACCGAGCAGCTCGTCGCGGCCCGCACCGCCGACCTCGACCGCTTCGCGGGGCTGGCCGAGCAGGCCGCCGAGAGCGGCGACACCGGCACGCTGACCGCCGAGGTCACCCGGTACACCGAGCTGTACGGCGAGGCGGTCGTGGTCGTCGACGCCCGCCGCGCCCCGGTGGCGCAGACCGGCGGCATGCACGCCGCGGACCCGGCCGTCGCCCGCCTCGTCGACGCGGCGCTGCGCAACCAGCCCGTCTCGCCCGGGGGCACGCTGCGCCCCTGGTCGCGCGGCGACAAAATGCTCGCCCGCCCGGTGGGCACCGGCACCCGGGTGTCCGGCGCCGTGGTGCTGCGGGCCTCGGTGCGGGCCGCCGCCGACGACATCGCCCTGCGCTGGGCGCTGGTCCTGGCCGGCGCGGGCCTGTTCGCGGTGGCGTGCGTGCTGGTCGGCCGCGCCGCCACGCGGTGGGTCGTACGCCCCCTGCACCGCCTCGACCGCGCGGTCGGCACGCTCGCGGCCGGGCTGCCGGCCGAGCACGCCCGGGCCGGCGGCCCGCCCGAGCTGCGCCAGCTGGCCACCGGCTTCAACCGCATGGCCGACGCGGTGACCACCGCACTGGAACAGCAGCGCCGCCTGGTCGCCGACACCTCGCACCAGCTGCGCAACCCGCTCGCCGCACTGCGCCTGCGCATCGACTCCCTCCAGCCCCGCCTGCCGGACACCGCCACCCGCACCTACACGGGCGTGACCGCCGAACTCGAACGCATGGAGCACCTCCTCGACGACCTGCTCGCCCTCGCCAACGCCGAACACCGCGCCGGCGAACTGGCCGTGACGGACGGGGCGCAGGCGTGCTGCGACGCGACGGCGGTCACCGCTGCCCAGGCACAGCTGTGGCACCTGGTGGCCGAACAGGACGGAGTCCACCTGGAGTTCTCCCCCGGCCCCTCCGTCCTCATGGCCTGCACGGAGGGCGAACTGGCCCAGGTGGCCGACATCCTGCTGGACAACGCGATCAAGTACGCCGGGAGCGGCGCCCGCGTCGAGACGCGCTGCTTCGTCGAGGGCGCGAACGCGGTGTTCGAGGTACGGGATGACGGCCCCGGCCTCGCGACCGGCGAACTCCCCCGGGCCGGCACCCGCTTCTGGCGCTCGGAGCGGCACCGCGCGGTGCGCGGCAGCGGCCTCGGTCTGGCGATCGCCGAGCAGCTGGTGGCCGGCCGGGGCGGGCGCACCGAGTTCGCGGCGGCCGAGCCGCACGGCCTGCGGGTCCGGGTCCTGCTCCCCCGCGCCGAGCGCAGGGCGTCCGGCCAGAAGGGGTTTACAGCATGA
- a CDS encoding TAXI family TRAP transporter solute-binding subunit, with product MTGPARRTALRAALATACTALLATAATSDARHTDRGPKGRLRIATGESGNFYAAFGRLLADQVTAAYPQLSCEVINSEASVANIRLLRARRADVALSLADIAGAAYGGSAPFGSRVPLRAIGRVYENYLQLAVRADARIPTVADLAGRTVSLGAPASGGAVLGDRLLRAAGLTPGSDVGVRHLLLPQAVRAMRDGAIDALLVSGGLPLPALSGLDPHPGIRLLPLADLLPRLRADAGLFASGVEPVTVPAGAYRGTPEVTTIGVANLLLCRPDLPAPIAAALTHVLVRRATRLVPTTALGTQFLDARSLISTGVVPLHSGAVVAYRELHG from the coding sequence ATGACCGGCCCCGCCCGCCGCACCGCACTGCGCGCCGCCCTCGCAACGGCGTGCACCGCACTGCTCGCCACCGCCGCGACGTCCGACGCGCGGCACACGGACCGCGGTCCGAAGGGCAGGCTGCGCATTGCGACCGGCGAGTCTGGCAACTTCTACGCGGCCTTCGGCCGGCTGCTCGCCGACCAGGTGACGGCGGCCTACCCCCAGCTGTCCTGCGAGGTGATCAACAGCGAGGCCAGCGTGGCCAACATACGGCTGCTTCGAGCACGCCGGGCCGACGTGGCCCTGTCACTGGCCGACATCGCGGGGGCCGCGTACGGCGGCTCGGCGCCGTTCGGCAGTCGGGTCCCGCTGCGTGCCATCGGCCGGGTCTACGAGAACTACCTTCAGCTGGCCGTGCGCGCCGACGCGCGGATCCCCACCGTCGCCGACCTGGCCGGGCGCACCGTCTCGCTGGGCGCACCCGCATCCGGCGGTGCCGTCCTCGGCGACCGACTGCTGCGCGCAGCGGGCCTGACCCCGGGCTCCGACGTCGGCGTCCGCCATCTGTTGCTGCCGCAGGCGGTACGCGCCATGCGGGACGGCGCGATCGACGCCCTGCTGGTGTCGGGCGGCCTACCGCTGCCGGCCCTCTCCGGCCTCGACCCCCACCCCGGCATCCGCCTCCTGCCGCTGGCCGACCTCCTGCCCCGCCTGCGCGCCGACGCGGGACTCTTCGCCTCGGGGGTGGAGCCGGTGACGGTGCCGGCCGGGGCGTACCGCGGAACGCCCGAGGTGACCACCATCGGCGTGGCCAACCTGCTCCTGTGCCGCCCCGACCTGCCGGCGCCCATCGCCGCCGCCCTCACCCACGTCCTGGTGCGCCGCGCCACCCGGCTCGTCCCCACCACGGCCCTCGGCACCCAGTTCCTCGACGCCCGCAGCCTGATCTCCACCGGGGTGGTGCCCCTGCACTCCGGGGCGGTCGTCGCCTACCGCGAGCTGCACGGTTAG
- a CDS encoding aminoglycoside adenylyltransferase domain-containing protein: MFTPCQELDALLADFVGTVRGILGDTFVGAYLQGSFALGAGDLHSDCDFIVATTALPSGATEAELRRLHAEIPTRPGHWTKHLEGSYADTTSLRASSGLGTRWLFCDHGHCELVWDTHCNSLHTRWILRNHGITLAGPPISGLVDAVPPQPMREAMRTMLPGLMDDLKTWARFDMAWAQRNAVTAYCRALFTLHTGQVASKRGALEWARDHLDPMWHPLLDQVIEDRVRGLDPADPPRPGSIDAMYAFAAYAKAFAD; the protein is encoded by the coding sequence ATGTTCACGCCTTGTCAGGAGCTCGATGCGCTCCTGGCCGACTTCGTCGGCACGGTCCGCGGCATCCTCGGTGACACATTCGTCGGTGCCTACCTGCAGGGTTCTTTCGCGCTGGGCGCCGGAGACCTGCACAGCGACTGCGACTTCATCGTCGCCACCACCGCCCTGCCCAGCGGGGCGACGGAGGCGGAACTGCGCCGGCTGCACGCCGAGATCCCCACCCGCCCCGGCCACTGGACGAAGCACCTGGAAGGCTCCTACGCGGACACCACGTCCCTGCGGGCCTCCTCCGGCCTCGGAACGCGGTGGCTGTTCTGCGACCACGGCCACTGCGAGCTGGTCTGGGACACCCACTGCAACAGCCTGCACACCCGCTGGATTCTCCGGAACCACGGCATCACGCTCGCCGGGCCGCCGATCAGCGGCCTGGTCGACGCGGTGCCACCGCAGCCCATGCGCGAGGCGATGCGCACGATGCTGCCCGGCCTCATGGACGACCTGAAGACCTGGGCCCGCTTCGACATGGCCTGGGCTCAGCGAAATGCGGTGACCGCCTATTGCCGGGCGCTCTTCACGCTGCACACCGGTCAGGTCGCCTCCAAGCGCGGCGCGCTGGAGTGGGCCCGGGACCACCTTGATCCGATGTGGCACCCGCTGCTCGACCAGGTGATCGAGGACCGAGTCCGCGGCCTCGACCCGGCCGATCCGCCACGGCCCGGCAGTATCGACGCGATGTACGCATTCGCTGCCTACGCAAAGGCGTTCGCCGACTGA